A single Mangrovimonas sp. YM274 DNA region contains:
- a CDS encoding carbon-nitrogen hydrolase family protein, with the protein MKRRFKSMRLGLFMSMLLTLTMSCTNKKNIRVAAIQLNVKVGQFDDNLANAEKYIRKAFKNDADLVLIPEFFTSPGFGFPFNNKVVEDIEPFEGKSLKLLKSLSKEYNGIIGGSFLAFHGEEIHNSFVLVFPDGQYFVHNKDYPTYHENCFYSGGDDDGVFETEIGTIGVSLCWEYLRTDTAKRMLDKVDLVIGGSCWPAFEDPEQSVDENHLALLQNAPTDFATLLGVPVVHANHVGKVSENYIWEDEPINSTMYFLGEAKIVDGHGKVIKKLSYEDGEGIIWGDIEMGKVKGSTPSIPDRFWIPQFTEEQHQNWKAALSGPYRKFYEEVTLPYILKRQENGSDMEL; encoded by the coding sequence ATGAAAAGAAGATTTAAAAGTATGAGACTTGGCCTTTTTATGTCAATGCTATTAACACTAACAATGAGTTGTACCAATAAAAAGAATATTCGTGTTGCTGCAATCCAACTTAATGTTAAGGTGGGGCAATTTGATGATAATCTTGCGAATGCAGAAAAGTACATCCGAAAAGCCTTTAAAAATGACGCAGACCTTGTACTAATTCCTGAGTTCTTTACCTCCCCTGGCTTTGGTTTTCCTTTCAATAATAAGGTAGTGGAGGACATAGAACCTTTTGAAGGAAAATCATTGAAACTTCTCAAGTCGCTCTCTAAAGAATATAACGGAATTATTGGAGGATCTTTTCTAGCCTTTCATGGAGAGGAAATACATAATAGTTTTGTACTCGTATTCCCCGATGGCCAATATTTTGTACACAATAAAGATTATCCAACCTATCATGAAAATTGTTTTTACTCAGGAGGAGATGATGATGGAGTTTTTGAGACTGAAATTGGAACTATTGGGGTGTCTTTATGTTGGGAATATCTGCGCACTGATACGGCCAAAAGAATGTTGGATAAGGTAGATCTTGTTATTGGAGGCTCTTGCTGGCCAGCATTTGAAGATCCCGAACAATCAGTTGATGAGAATCACCTTGCCCTATTGCAAAATGCACCTACCGATTTCGCAACTCTGCTTGGGGTTCCCGTGGTACATGCAAATCATGTTGGGAAAGTAAGCGAAAACTATATCTGGGAAGACGAACCAATAAACTCTACCATGTATTTTTTGGGAGAAGCAAAGATTGTTGATGGTCATGGTAAAGTAATTAAGAAATTATCCTATGAAGATGGCGAAGGCATAATCTGGGGAGACATCGAAATGGGTAAAGTTAAAGGATCAACTCCCTCGATTCCCGACAGATTCTGGATACCTCAATTTACAGAAGAACAACACCAAAACTGGAAAGCCGCTTTATCAGGTCCATATCGTAAATTTTATGAAGAAGTTACTTTGCCATACATTCTCAAAAGACAAGAAAATGGAAGTGATATGGAACTATAA